ATTTAGGCATTTATTAGAACCAAACTATTTTTTCGTAGCGATCGCCATTTTTGCACCCTCAATTTTACGAATACGATCCATGACGGCGATCGCTTTTCCATGAGCAACATTTTCATCAGCGTTAATCACTACAATATTTTGCTTCTCTTGAAGTATTAGCGATCGCACCTGTGGCTCCAGATGCTCTAGAGCAATTGGCTGACGATTGAGAAAGAGATTGCCTTGGGCATCTAGGGAAACGACAATTTTATTCTGAGTTTGTGATTTGGCGGTCGAAGCTTGAGGAAGGCTCACTGGCAAGCCTTCCGTGCGATTGAGTACAAGTGTCGCGGTAATAAAAAATGTCAAAATCGCAAACACAACATCAATCATCGGAATGATATTGATTTGAAAAGGAGATTCAGGTTCTTCAGGAAGTCGCATAGTTATCCCTTCTTAAATCTTTGCGTAGAGTTATCTCTGGCTCATAGTAGTAGCGACGATAGAGAAGCTCTAGTTGACCGCCATATTCTTGGATTAAAGCAATTTCCTGCTGATAAAATCCGCGAAATGTATTTGCAAAAACTAAGGTAAAGATGGCAACCACTAGCCCTGAAGCTGTCGAAACAAGAGCTTCGCTAATACCTGCGGTCACATTAGCGGTACGGCTGCCCCCCACATCACCAAGGGTAAGCGAGGCAAATGAAGTAATCAATCCCAGTACTGTCCCCAATAGTCCCAATAATGGGGCAAGACTGATAATTGTTTCAAAAGCAGTATTAAAGCGCTTGAGAATAGGAACCTCAGCCTGAGCTTCGCTCTCAAGGGCTAGCCTAAATTCTTCGGGATTCGGATATTCTAATTCCAGAGCAGCTAAAAAAATTCGGGCGATCGGAAATTGTAAATTGTTCTGTAACTTTGCTAAGGCAGTTTCGCGATCGCTAGCATAAATTTTTAAAACATCGCGTACCAAACGTTTTTGCTTACGTTTAATCGTTAACCAAAATTTCACACGTTCAGCAGCAAGAGCAACAGCCAAAACTGAGAAAGCCGTCAGTGGATACATGACAATTCCACCAGCAACAAAAATTCGTCCAATGTCCATAAAAAGTTAAAGCAGCAGGTAAAAAGCGTAAAAGATTGAATTTTTGCTTGACTCTTTACCATATCGCTTTTTTATAACTAAAGAAAGTTTGACAGCCTGTCAAACTTTGAGAACTATAAATTATGGTAAAACTGTCAAATCAAATTCCCAACAAAATTTGCTCTGCTTTTTTACTACATCGCTTATCATGTGCTTGTGCAAAATAAATTACCAAAACCCATAAAGTTGCGCCCCTATGGGGCGCAACTTTATGGGTTTTGGTTTTTAATTAATTATGCCTAGCTACTTACAGCGTTTTGCGCTCAAACCCGAACAAGAAACTTTTTGAAATTGTTGCAAAGC
The sequence above is drawn from the Pseudanabaena yagii GIHE-NHR1 genome and encodes:
- a CDS encoding ExbD/TolR family protein, encoding MRLPEEPESPFQINIIPMIDVVFAILTFFITATLVLNRTEGLPVSLPQASTAKSQTQNKIVVSLDAQGNLFLNRQPIALEHLEPQVRSLILQEKQNIVVINADENVAHGKAIAVMDRIRKIEGAKMAIATKK
- a CDS encoding MotA/TolQ/ExbB proton channel family protein, with the translated sequence MDIGRIFVAGGIVMYPLTAFSVLAVALAAERVKFWLTIKRKQKRLVRDVLKIYASDRETALAKLQNNLQFPIARIFLAALELEYPNPEEFRLALESEAQAEVPILKRFNTAFETIISLAPLLGLLGTVLGLITSFASLTLGDVGGSRTANVTAGISEALVSTASGLVVAIFTLVFANTFRGFYQQEIALIQEYGGQLELLYRRYYYEPEITLRKDLRRDNYATS